One Channa argus isolate prfri chromosome 15, Channa argus male v1.0, whole genome shotgun sequence DNA segment encodes these proteins:
- the sco1 gene encoding protein SCO1 homolog, mitochondrial isoform X1, with translation MSVLWQMLFHRNVKVLQKCPQTEAVRVAHSVLRRETGLKHTRSPMRVPCCCLVNLSRWYTCRATQWPSQYSFRTFSSIPPPSSSGGKAKRFGPVTWKSLAITFAIGGTLLAGMKYLKKEKEELIEKERNKSIGRAALGGPFSLIDHNNKPTKSEDFLGQWILIYFGFSHCPDICPDELEKMIEVVDEIDKIKSLPNLTPVLITIDPERDTPEALAAYVKEFSPKLIGLTGTKAQIEDVSRSYRVYYSQGPKDEDNDYIVDHTIIMYLVGPSGEFVEYFGQNKRSVEIISSIAAHMRKYKKGK, from the exons ATGAGTGTTTTATGGCAAATGTTGTTTCATCGTAACGTGAAAGTCTTACAGAAATGCCCTCAAACTGAAGCAGTGAGAGTGGCACACAGTGTTTTGCGCAGAGAAACAGGACTGAAACACACACGGTCACCGATGAGAGTTCCCTGCTGCTGCCTG GTGAATTTGAGTCGGTGGTACACGTGCAGAGCAACACAATGGCCCAGTCAATACAGCTTCCGAACATTTTCTTCAATACCTCCACCATCCTCTTCAGGGGGTAAAGCTAAGAGGTTTGGG CCGGTGACGTGGAAGTCTTTAGCAATAACATTTGCTATTGGAGGCACTCTGTTGGCAGGGATGAAAtatttgaagaaagaaaaggaagaat TGAtcgagaaagagagaaacaaatcgATAGGTAGAGCAGCACTGGGTGGTCCCTTCTCTCTCATCGACCACAACAACAAGCCTACCAAGAGTGAGGACTTCCTGGGCCAGTGGATACTAATCTATTTTGGGTTTTCTCACTGCCCTGACATCTGCCCAGATGAATTAGAGAAAATGATTGAAGTAGTAGATGAAATAG ACAAAATAAAGTCTCTTCCAAACCTGACACCTGTCCTTATCACCATTGATCCTGAGCGGGACACACCAGAGGCTCTTGCTGCTTATGTGAAAG aGTTTTCTCCAAAGCTTATTGGTCTGACGGGGACAAAAGCTCAGATTGAGGATGTTTCCAGATCCTACAGAGTCTATTACAGTCAGGGACCAAAGGATGAAGACAACGACTACATT GTTGATCACACCATCATCATGTACCTTGTGGGACCTAGCGGAGAATTTGTAGAATATTTTGGACAAAACAAGAGAAGTGTGGAGATCATCAGCTCAATAGCAGCACATATGAGAAAATACAAGAAGGGGAAGTGA
- the tmem220 gene encoding transmembrane protein 220 gives MVEVCKEKSNKKWRFVIWQVCNLSMSLFFALATYVQINDPDAGLWMVGYGVPATLCAFIGLNPRVTETLPWRRVADLHVMISSAVIAILGWKLYKDKITEIFQQEEGREFSGLMLTAIWLLLCRHSGRAPVGMLRVSTAVAITVFPFVAWLYYYINKELRANWPSHCKTAL, from the exons ATGGTAGAAGTTTGTAaagagaagagcaacaagaaaTGGCGTTTTGTTATCTGGCAGGTCTGCAACCTTTCCATGTCTCTATTTTTCGCTCTTGCAACATATGTACAG ATCAATGATCCGGACGCAGGACTATGGATG GTTGGTTACGGTGTTCCAGCAACTCTGTGTGCATTTATTGGCCTGAATCCCCGTGTGACAG AGACCCTGCCCTGGAGGCGTGTTGCCGATCTCCATGTGATGATTTCCAGTGCTGTCATTGCCATTTTGGGTTGGAAACTTTATAAAGACAAGATCACAGAAATcttccaacaagaagagggcag GGAGTTTTCTGGGCTCATGTTGACAGCTATTTGGCTTCTTTTGTGTCGCCACTCTGGAAG GGCTCCTGTCGGGATGCTCAGAGTGTCAACAGCAGTTGCCATTACAGTCTTCCCTTTTGTGGCCTGGCTTTACTACTATATTAACAAAGAGCTGAGAGCAAACTGGCCTTCACACTGTAAAACAGCTCTTTAA
- the sco1 gene encoding protein SCO1 homolog, mitochondrial isoform X2, which translates to MSVLWQMLFHRNVKVLQKCPQTEAVRVAHSVLRRETGLKHTRSPMRVPCCCLPVTWKSLAITFAIGGTLLAGMKYLKKEKEELIEKERNKSIGRAALGGPFSLIDHNNKPTKSEDFLGQWILIYFGFSHCPDICPDELEKMIEVVDEIDKIKSLPNLTPVLITIDPERDTPEALAAYVKEFSPKLIGLTGTKAQIEDVSRSYRVYYSQGPKDEDNDYIVDHTIIMYLVGPSGEFVEYFGQNKRSVEIISSIAAHMRKYKKGK; encoded by the exons ATGAGTGTTTTATGGCAAATGTTGTTTCATCGTAACGTGAAAGTCTTACAGAAATGCCCTCAAACTGAAGCAGTGAGAGTGGCACACAGTGTTTTGCGCAGAGAAACAGGACTGAAACACACACGGTCACCGATGAGAGTTCCCTGCTGCTGCCTG CCGGTGACGTGGAAGTCTTTAGCAATAACATTTGCTATTGGAGGCACTCTGTTGGCAGGGATGAAAtatttgaagaaagaaaaggaagaat TGAtcgagaaagagagaaacaaatcgATAGGTAGAGCAGCACTGGGTGGTCCCTTCTCTCTCATCGACCACAACAACAAGCCTACCAAGAGTGAGGACTTCCTGGGCCAGTGGATACTAATCTATTTTGGGTTTTCTCACTGCCCTGACATCTGCCCAGATGAATTAGAGAAAATGATTGAAGTAGTAGATGAAATAG ACAAAATAAAGTCTCTTCCAAACCTGACACCTGTCCTTATCACCATTGATCCTGAGCGGGACACACCAGAGGCTCTTGCTGCTTATGTGAAAG aGTTTTCTCCAAAGCTTATTGGTCTGACGGGGACAAAAGCTCAGATTGAGGATGTTTCCAGATCCTACAGAGTCTATTACAGTCAGGGACCAAAGGATGAAGACAACGACTACATT GTTGATCACACCATCATCATGTACCTTGTGGGACCTAGCGGAGAATTTGTAGAATATTTTGGACAAAACAAGAGAAGTGTGGAGATCATCAGCTCAATAGCAGCACATATGAGAAAATACAAGAAGGGGAAGTGA